A single region of the Strigops habroptila isolate Jane chromosome 3, bStrHab1.2.pri, whole genome shotgun sequence genome encodes:
- the RIC8B gene encoding LOW QUALITY PROTEIN: synembryn-B (The sequence of the model RefSeq protein was modified relative to this genomic sequence to represent the inferred CDS: inserted 1 base in 1 codon; deleted 1 base in 1 codon) → MELGAVLEAVEGRGSAEAVERVLARYNEENRTVFRFDPADEDKRKNWCEGILNILEKTQKLHVQVACLEASGFSSRDKKVLVPVTTKRNMQILMRLAKLDTVEDPLERVSEFPVIVEAXKCLCNIIFNSAVAQKLSLELNLAAMLCNLLEKCKDQQFVGDIKCFDLRLLFLLSLLHTDIRSQLRQELQGVQVLTQALESSLSVRWTEEYKAAEDRDRPPLSLQETDCAIEALKALFNVTLDSWNVHSENESHQFRYMAAILRHCLLTTGPTEDKTEELHSNAINLLSNVPVSCLDVLIKPSSQEETDIKYNGMNMGAIQILLDFMEKRIDKGSSYREGLTPVLSLLTECCRTHRNIRKFIKAQVLPPLRDVSNRPEVGTTVRNKLVRLMTHVDLGVKQIAAEFLFVLCKERVDSLLKYTGYGNAAGLLAARGLLAGGRGDHWYSDDEDTDTEEYKSAKPNINLITGHLEEPMPNPMDEMTEEQKEYEAMKLVNMFDKLSRDELIKPMGVRPDGTMAPLEEAVSQYHTNKQDSSDSD, encoded by the exons ATGGAGCTGGGCGCGGTGCTGGAGGCCGTGGAGGGGCGCGGCAGCGCCGAGGCGGTGGAGCGGGTCCTGGCGCGGTACAACGAGGAG aATCGGACGGTTTTCAGATTTGATCCAGCAGACGAAGACAAaagaaag AACTGGTGTGAGGGAATTCTAAACATCCTTGAAAAGACACAAAAACTTCATGTCCAAGTTGCCTGCTTGGAGGCCTCCGGATTCTCCTCCAGGGACAAGAAGGTTTTAGTGCCTGTAACCACAAAAAGGAACATGCAGATCCTTATGAGGCTAGCAAAGCTGGACACTGTG GAAGATCCTTTGGAAAGAGTCTCTGAATTTCCTGTTATAGTAGAAG TTAAATGCCTCtgtaacataatttttaatagtGCTGTTGCACAGAAGCTCAGTTTGGAACTGAATCTTGCAGCTATGCTCTGCAATCTTCTGGAAAAATGTAAGGACCAACAGTTCGTTGGTGACATTAAATGCTTCGATTTGCgtctcctcttcctcttgtcACTTCTGCACACAGATATCAGATCACAGTTGCGTCAAGAACTACAAGGGGTTCAAGTTTTGACTCAGGCTTTGGAAAGTTCCCTGAGTGTAAGATGGACAGAAGAAtataaagcagcagaagatCGTGACAGGCCGCCTCTGTCTTTGCAAGAGACAGATTGTGCCATTGAGGCACTAAAAGCTCTTTTTAATGTAACACTTGACAGTTGGAATGTCCACAGCGAG aaTGAATCTCATCAATTTCGTTACATGGCTGCCATCCTTCGACACTGCTTATTAACCACGGGCCCTACTGAAGACAAAACTGAAGAGTTGCACAG CAATGCAATCAACCTCTTAAGCAATGTTCCTGTTTCTTGCTTGGATGTTCTTATTAAACCATCATCCCAAGAGGAAACAGATATAAAATACAATGGTATGAATATGGGAGCAATTCAGATTTTACTGGATTTCATGGAGAAGAGAATAGACAAG gGAAGCAGCTATAGAGAAGGTTTGACTCCAGTTCTCAGTTTATTAACTGAATGCTGTCGAACTCATAGGAATATCAGGAAGTTTATCAAAGCTCAG GTGTTACCTCCGTTAAGAGATGTATCAAATCGTCCAGAAGTTGGTACAACAGTGAGGAACAAGCTTGTGCGTCTCATGACACATGTTGACCTTGGAGTAAAGCAAATTgcagcagaatttctttttgttctttgtaaagAGAGag TGGACAGCTTGTTAAAATATACAGGCTATGGTAACGCAGCGGGATTGCTGGCAGCAAGGGGCCTGttagcaggaggaagaggagatcATTGGTACTCAGATGATGAAGATACAGATACAGAAGAATACAAATCTGCAAAGCCAAA CATTAACCTTATCACTGGTCACCTAGAAGAACCAATGCCCAATCCAATGGATGAAAtgacagaagaacaaaaagaatatGAAGCCATGAAGCTTGTCAACATGTTTGATAAACTTTCCAG AGATGAGCTTATAAAACCAATGGGAGTGCGGCCGGATGGTACAATGGCTCCTTTGGAAGAAGCGGTCAGTCAGTACCATACCAACAAGCAGGACAGTTCAGATTCAGACTAA